TTACCAGCCGCCGGGGCCCCAGCCGCCCGGCTGGTGAGGCAAAGGCTGCTACCAGCAAATCCAAGACAACTAACTAAAGCCAGCTGGCACTGGCCGCGCACGTTGCGCAAGAGTCTACATCAAAAAGCCCGGCTCCAAGAAAGGAGCCGGGCTTTTTGATGCCTGCGTAGGCCGTAGGCGGCCCTAGCTTAGCAGGCCCTGCGTTACGGCCAGCTTGATGAGGGCGGCGGTGTTCTTGGTCTGGGTTTTCTCCAGGATATTCTGCCGATGGGTTTCGATAGTGCGCTTGCTGGTAAATAGCTTTTCGGCTATCTCATTGGTAGTAAGCCCTTCGGACAAAAGTTGGAGCACCTCGTTTTCGCGGCGCGAGAGGCGGCCGACCTTGGTGGCTGCGTCGGGCTCTTCTTCTTTAGCTAACACTTTGCGTAACATACTTATGCCCAGGTCGCTGCACAAAAATTGCCGCCCGGCAATCACCGCCTGGATAGCGAGCAGAATCTCGCCTTTTTCGGAGCTTTTGAGGACGTAGCCCGATGCGCCGGCATCGAAAAGCTGGCCGATATAGCGCTCGTGGCCCAGCATACTCAGAATAAGCACCCGAATCTGTGGGTATTCGGTGTGCAGTCGCTGAGTGGTGGCCAGGCCATCGAGC
The sequence above is drawn from the Hymenobacter baengnokdamensis genome and encodes:
- a CDS encoding response regulator, translated to MTRIFLVDDHTIVRDGLRALLANEPDIEVVGEANNGQELLNRLPATPADVVLLDANMPVLDGLATTQRLHTEYPQIRVLILSMLGHERYIGQLFDAGASGYVLKSSEKGEILLAIQAVIAGRQFLCSDLGISMLRKVLAKEEEPDAATKVGRLSRRENEVLQLLSEGLTTNEIAEKLFTSKRTIETHRQNILEKTQTKNTAALIKLAVTQGLLS